The following proteins are co-located in the Peptococcaceae bacterium 1198_IL3148 genome:
- the pilM gene encoding pilus assembly protein PilM — MKLSWLFKGDSLIGVDIGLHSVKITQLKLKRGYPEIIGLASVTADINEMDTEALAVALAEVFSQINYQGQPVTATLNGEQLITRIVMVPQMSDSELQTNMFYEAAELLPNETADWVIRHTVLNNQADKQGLMQVLLIAAPRQQVLLFYQAFKMAGIKLTVIDIPYYALWRLYGNLPINPNDSVLIINLEVDHAQLVVVRQNIIQHVRSIRFSKENLINELERYLAIYQVQQSNYPIKQIILTGEISGMSDIAQVVNQGLNIKVEIGRPNLPMGEQANNKNIDLASYSIAIGSALRGVGH, encoded by the coding sequence TTGAAACTTTCATGGCTTTTTAAGGGTGATAGCTTAATTGGAGTGGATATCGGGCTACATAGCGTTAAGATAACCCAACTAAAGTTAAAACGTGGGTATCCGGAAATTATTGGCTTAGCCAGCGTAACTGCTGATATAAATGAAATGGATACAGAAGCATTAGCGGTGGCACTGGCTGAGGTTTTTAGCCAAATTAACTATCAAGGCCAACCTGTTACTGCCACCTTAAATGGGGAACAACTGATTACCAGAATTGTGATGGTACCTCAAATGAGTGACAGTGAATTGCAAACCAACATGTTTTATGAAGCTGCCGAATTGTTACCGAATGAGACAGCGGATTGGGTTATTCGCCATACGGTTTTGAATAACCAGGCAGATAAGCAGGGCTTAATGCAAGTTTTATTAATTGCCGCACCTCGCCAGCAGGTGCTTTTATTTTATCAGGCCTTTAAAATGGCCGGTATAAAATTGACGGTCATTGATATCCCCTATTATGCCCTATGGCGCCTGTATGGTAATTTGCCAATCAACCCCAATGATAGTGTTCTTATTATCAACCTAGAAGTTGACCACGCCCAATTGGTTGTGGTGCGGCAGAACATTATTCAACATGTCCGTTCTATCCGGTTTAGTAAAGAAAACTTAATCAACGAACTGGAACGTTATTTAGCAATCTACCAGGTACAACAAAGTAACTATCCAATAAAACAGATTATTCTTACTGGCGAGATCAGTGGAATGTCAGACATAGCACAGGTTGTAAACCAAGGGTTGAACATCAAGGTTGAAATTGGCCGACCGAACTTACCGATGGGTGAACAAGCAAATAATAAAAATATCGACCTGGCCAGCTATTCCATTGCCATTGGCTCGGCATTGAGAGGGGTTGGGCATTGA
- a CDS encoding PilN domain-containing protein, whose product MYKTNLLPRDLQPQPAINKQRLMRMLTVALLGCFIAGSYIFLVIDIHLKQQMLTSLRQEASTGELATKKLVQIQKERQQNEEVINKLQQIISNNINWHDLLNDVNQCLPTDTWFTAISLSTIEAKDDELPNQLLVFNGNSTNLSSIGVFIYNLQQLTYFSGVYLDYAKELDSPATPPLLTFKISVTFSGGDNIE is encoded by the coding sequence ATGTATAAAACAAATTTACTGCCTCGAGATTTGCAACCCCAACCGGCAATTAATAAGCAGCGGCTGATGCGGATGCTAACGGTGGCTTTATTAGGGTGTTTCATTGCTGGTAGTTATATTTTTCTGGTCATTGACATTCACCTTAAGCAACAAATGCTAACTTCGTTGCGGCAGGAGGCCAGCACCGGGGAGCTGGCCACAAAAAAATTAGTCCAAATCCAAAAAGAGCGGCAGCAAAATGAAGAAGTTATCAATAAACTGCAGCAAATAATTAGCAATAATATTAACTGGCATGACTTGCTTAACGATGTCAACCAATGTTTGCCTACCGATACATGGTTTACGGCCATTAGCTTATCAACCATTGAAGCAAAGGATGATGAGTTGCCAAATCAGTTGCTGGTTTTTAACGGCAACAGTACCAATCTATCATCCATTGGAGTTTTTATCTATAATTTACAACAGCTAACCTATTTCAGCGGGGTTTACCTTGATTATGCTAAAGAATTGGATTCACCAGCAACACCCCCATTGTTAACCTTTAAGATCTCGGTTACTTTCTCTGGGGGTGATAACATTGAATAG
- the pilO gene encoding type 4a pilus biogenesis protein PilO has translation MNRFTTREKSLLAILGGLILLTLLYYLLVPQINEYRRLCDDIEQTIKRCDQLTKINEELIVEQNKLFASRYQLQNLQRSFNMELIDGGLYVKLAEGANNHRVTIKEIVAQKVIDCDIYLQLPITIGVSGDFSDILAYIQWLENINELANFSEITQFTIEPDQNIVESGGRVNTRLTLSLYSNVNPEVRMQIETNGPVGRSNGFVPATEYHYLHNNQQNGGQ, from the coding sequence TTGAATAGGTTTACCACCAGAGAAAAATCACTATTGGCTATCCTTGGGGGTTTAATACTTTTAACATTGCTTTATTATCTATTAGTGCCTCAGATCAATGAGTATCGGCGACTTTGTGATGATATTGAACAGACTATCAAAAGGTGTGACCAACTAACAAAAATTAATGAAGAATTAATAGTGGAACAAAATAAACTGTTTGCAAGCCGATATCAATTGCAGAATTTGCAGCGGTCCTTTAATATGGAACTAATTGATGGCGGATTATATGTTAAATTGGCAGAGGGGGCCAACAACCACCGAGTGACAATCAAAGAAATAGTGGCCCAAAAGGTGATAGATTGTGATATTTACCTACAGTTACCGATAACCATCGGTGTGAGCGGTGATTTTTCTGATATATTGGCATACATACAGTGGTTAGAGAATATCAATGAATTGGCAAATTTCAGTGAAATAACTCAATTTACAATTGAACCGGACCAAAATATAGTAGAAAGTGGTGGGAGAGTAAACACTAGGCTGACACTCTCGCTATACTCTAATGTTAACCCCGAGGTTCGGATGCAGATTGAAACAAACGGACCGGTAGGCAGAAGTAATGGATTTGTTCCAGCAACGGAGTACCATTATTTGCATAATAACCAGCAAAACGGTGGACAATAA
- a CDS encoding TldD/PmbA family protein, translating to MDKKTVQEILEAALANGGDFADVFIEYKRVTGVGMEAGRIERVQSGYEAGAGIRVLSGENTSYGYTNDLSKESLLAAAQLVSHAAKGGKRDYNFDLTKLQPTVDFKITKRPEDVTTDQKVAVVKAAEKAARSVDQQKIKQVIVGYGDTVQQVIIANSNGDYVEDERIRTRLMINAVAADGDTIQTGYDAVGSMAGFELFDKFDPEEFAQTAASRAVKMLDAKPAPAGKMACVMAGEAGGTMVHEACGHGLEADLVQRGLSVYGGKKGQLVASPVVTVKDDATIPDKYGSYRFDDEGVASRPVELIKDGVLTDFIYDRLTASKEGCKPNGHGRRQSYQDKPIPRMANTYIAPGKDDPNQIIKETQSGLLVKKMGGGQVNTTTGDFVFDVAEGYLIQNGEIGDMVRGATLTGNGPEVLKIVDMVGTDIGFAIGTCGKDGQGVPVSDAQPTMRIPEIVVGGTAHDDGNAQIKRIRRI from the coding sequence ATGGATAAAAAAACAGTACAAGAAATTTTAGAAGCGGCTTTAGCCAATGGCGGTGACTTTGCTGATGTTTTTATCGAGTATAAAAGAGTAACTGGTGTCGGCATGGAAGCTGGACGGATTGAACGGGTACAGTCTGGTTACGAGGCGGGCGCAGGCATTAGAGTACTTTCCGGGGAGAACACATCATATGGTTACACCAATGATTTAAGCAAAGAAAGTTTACTGGCGGCAGCTCAGTTGGTCAGCCACGCTGCTAAGGGTGGAAAAAGAGACTATAATTTTGATTTAACTAAATTACAACCCACTGTGGATTTTAAGATTACTAAACGGCCTGAAGATGTAACCACCGATCAAAAGGTAGCGGTGGTAAAGGCTGCAGAGAAGGCTGCCCGCTCAGTGGATCAACAAAAGATCAAACAAGTCATTGTGGGGTATGGCGACACTGTACAACAAGTAATTATCGCCAATAGTAATGGTGACTATGTAGAGGATGAACGGATCCGGACTAGATTGATGATTAATGCGGTTGCTGCCGATGGTGACACCATTCAAACAGGTTATGATGCCGTGGGCAGCATGGCGGGTTTTGAGTTATTTGATAAATTTGATCCAGAAGAATTTGCCCAGACCGCTGCCAGTCGGGCGGTTAAAATGTTGGATGCCAAACCTGCCCCCGCAGGGAAAATGGCCTGTGTCATGGCCGGAGAAGCTGGAGGAACAATGGTGCACGAAGCCTGCGGCCATGGTTTAGAAGCGGACTTGGTGCAAAGGGGACTATCGGTCTATGGCGGTAAAAAGGGTCAACTGGTGGCTTCGCCAGTGGTGACGGTGAAGGATGATGCCACCATACCGGATAAATATGGTTCATACCGATTTGATGATGAAGGGGTAGCTTCTCGACCAGTGGAGCTAATTAAGGATGGTGTGTTGACAGATTTTATTTACGACCGCCTGACTGCCAGTAAAGAGGGCTGTAAGCCCAATGGCCACGGACGTAGACAGTCATATCAAGATAAGCCCATCCCCAGAATGGCCAATACATACATAGCTCCCGGCAAAGATGATCCCAATCAGATCATTAAAGAGACTCAGAGTGGTCTGCTGGTAAAAAAGATGGGTGGCGGTCAAGTTAACACCACCACCGGCGATTTTGTGTTCGATGTTGCCGAAGGTTATCTGATTCAAAATGGTGAAATTGGTGATATGGTACGGGGTGCCACGTTAACTGGTAACGGACCAGAAGTTTTAAAAATTGTAGACATGGTTGGCACAGACATTGGCTTTGCCATAGGCACCTGTGGCAAAGACGGTCAAGGTGTGCCGGTGTCGGATGCACAGCCAACCATGCGGATACCGGAAATAGTGGTGGGCGGCACCGCCCATGATGATGGCAATGCCCAAATAAAACGGATTCGGCGAATTTAA
- a CDS encoding sporulation peptidase YabG, whose product MKIGDIVMKKLYGEDMQFCVLGFYTNQDSGERVAILALLDPNLIVESSVKDLCPVTARKLFALTTEKMVH is encoded by the coding sequence GTGAAGATAGGCGATATCGTAATGAAAAAATTGTACGGTGAAGATATGCAGTTTTGTGTTCTGGGTTTTTACACCAATCAGGATTCAGGCGAGCGGGTGGCGATTTTAGCCTTGTTGGATCCCAACTTAATTGTCGAGTCATCTGTTAAGGATTTATGCCCCGTCACTGCTCGTAAACTATTTGCTTTAACAACCGAAAAGATGGTTCATTAG
- a CDS encoding TldD/PmbA family protein, whose protein sequence is MEDKYLAIVENVVSNAAKLGAAMAEAYMVRSKELSIEVRDGAVETMKLAEDRGIGLRLINNGRVGFAFSTDLSDNGVAELTKEALANASNTEQDEYYTLPELATQYPQLDLYDPDINSATVEQKIQLAIDMEQAAKNYDPRVKIIESSSYSDGEVEVSIVNSKGLSTSYRGAYSGIYVALVAGEGEDSQTGFAIDYNLKYKELDPVKVGKKAAERAVRMLGAKPIPTQRMAVVLDPYVATSFLGLLAPALTGDAVQKGRSLFAGKVGKEVAAKHITITDDGSLPGGIASAPFDGEGVPTSKTVLIQNGVLQGYLHNTYTAAKEGAKSTGNGVRSSFKSTPEVGTTNFFIEPGQTSAGQIIQEISKGIYITEVMGMHTANPISGDFSLGAAGILIENGELTKPVRGVAIAGNVMELLGAVDAVGSDLQFFGGRGAPTIRIAQMTVSGK, encoded by the coding sequence ATGGAAGATAAATATTTAGCTATTGTAGAAAATGTAGTGTCAAATGCAGCAAAGCTAGGTGCAGCTATGGCTGAAGCTTATATGGTGCGCTCTAAAGAATTGTCAATTGAAGTTCGTGATGGTGCGGTTGAAACAATGAAGTTGGCAGAGGATAGGGGTATTGGATTAAGGTTAATTAATAACGGAAGAGTTGGATTTGCCTTTAGTACTGATTTGTCAGATAACGGTGTTGCAGAATTGACAAAGGAGGCCTTGGCAAATGCCAGCAATACTGAACAAGATGAGTATTATACACTGCCAGAGTTGGCCACCCAGTATCCCCAGCTAGATTTATATGATCCAGATATAAATAGCGCCACTGTGGAGCAAAAAATCCAACTGGCCATTGATATGGAGCAGGCAGCTAAAAACTATGATCCACGGGTTAAAATAATTGAAAGTTCATCTTATTCTGATGGCGAAGTTGAAGTTTCTATAGTAAATTCCAAGGGTTTATCAACATCCTATAGAGGGGCCTATAGTGGAATTTATGTGGCTCTGGTGGCCGGAGAGGGTGAAGACAGCCAAACTGGCTTCGCCATTGACTACAATCTAAAATATAAGGAGTTAGATCCGGTTAAAGTGGGTAAAAAGGCCGCGGAACGGGCGGTGCGCATGTTGGGTGCTAAACCTATTCCCACTCAACGGATGGCCGTCGTGCTTGACCCCTATGTGGCCACCAGCTTTCTGGGATTGTTAGCACCGGCATTAACCGGTGATGCTGTACAAAAGGGCAGGTCGTTGTTTGCTGGTAAAGTTGGTAAAGAAGTGGCTGCAAAACATATTACCATTACTGATGATGGTTCCCTACCGGGTGGGATTGCATCGGCTCCCTTTGATGGCGAAGGTGTGCCCACATCGAAAACAGTGCTTATCCAAAATGGAGTGCTGCAGGGTTATTTGCACAATACATATACCGCAGCCAAGGAAGGTGCTAAATCCACCGGCAACGGAGTGCGCAGTTCCTTTAAGTCTACACCGGAAGTGGGCACAACTAACTTTTTCATTGAGCCGGGCCAAACCAGTGCAGGCCAAATTATTCAAGAAATTAGCAAAGGGATATATATTACAGAAGTAATGGGTATGCATACTGCCAACCCCATTTCGGGAGATTTTTCCCTAGGGGCCGCTGGCATATTAATTGAAAATGGCGAACTTACTAAGCCAGTGCGTGGTGTAGCCATTGCCGGTAACGTCATGGAATTGCTCGGTGCCGTTGATGCTGTGGGCAGTGATCTACAATTTTTTGGTGGCAGAGGTGCACCCACAATACGCATAGCGCAAATGACGGTAAGCGGGAAATAA
- the aroQ gene encoding type II 3-dehydroquinate dehydratase gives MKVLVLHGPNMNMLGKREPDVYGLLTLADINKKLQQLADELNIKLECFQSNHEGILIDKLHQAIDDCDAVVFNPGAYTHYSYAIRDAVAAIKLPVIEVHLSNVHRREEFRSHSVIAPVASGQIMGLGVDSYLLGLRAAVTLAQQWRQN, from the coding sequence ATGAAAGTATTGGTATTACATGGCCCAAATATGAATATGTTGGGCAAAAGAGAGCCAGATGTATACGGTTTACTGACGTTGGCAGATATTAATAAAAAACTGCAGCAATTGGCCGATGAACTTAACATTAAATTGGAATGCTTTCAATCCAATCATGAGGGAATACTAATAGACAAATTGCATCAAGCAATTGACGACTGTGATGCAGTGGTGTTTAACCCAGGTGCTTACACCCATTATAGTTACGCCATTAGAGATGCGGTGGCAGCCATAAAGTTGCCGGTAATTGAGGTTCACTTATCCAATGTTCACCGGCGGGAGGAATTTCGTAGTCATTCAGTCATTGCGCCAGTGGCATCCGGCCAAATAATGGGTCTGGGGGTAGATAGTTACTTACTGGGCTTAAGGGCGGCAGTGACCTTGGCACAACAATGGAGGCAAAATTAA
- a CDS encoding Xaa-Pro peptidase family protein, with protein sequence MNDKLIRLRAAFTQHNIDALIVSRPENRRYLSGFTGTTANLMIDNQNAYIYTDFRYIEQAKEQCPDFKVIQIGNDYYQKLLQSLQQAGATRVGFETDFVTYESYAKLAAKLAGINLIAVKSITEDLRMIKDQSELQLIERAVEIADQGWAQLTQQVKPGMTEEQVSLELEFAMRRLGAENRAFDFIVASGPRGALPHGVATDKTLQPGEMVTIDFGAVYQGYYSDITRNFVLGQPNQKQLDIYNIVLEAQLTALDAVKPGVPASVVDLAARNVIEHYGYGEYFGHGTGHGIGLAIHEGPRVSFQSEEILQPGMMITIEPGIYLPGWGGVRIEDSVLVTENGYRILTQTPKDHLLII encoded by the coding sequence ATGAACGACAAACTGATCAGATTGAGAGCTGCTTTTACACAGCATAATATTGATGCCCTGATTGTCAGCAGGCCTGAAAATCGCAGGTATTTAAGTGGCTTTACCGGTACTACCGCCAATTTGATGATTGATAACCAAAATGCTTACATTTATACAGATTTCCGCTATATAGAACAAGCCAAAGAGCAATGTCCGGATTTTAAAGTAATTCAAATTGGTAATGATTATTACCAAAAGTTGCTGCAATCCCTTCAACAGGCCGGTGCTACCCGGGTAGGTTTTGAAACAGATTTTGTTACCTACGAAAGTTATGCTAAACTGGCGGCCAAACTTGCTGGTATTAATCTAATTGCAGTAAAAAGTATTACCGAAGATTTAAGAATGATTAAAGACCAGAGTGAATTGCAGTTAATAGAAAGGGCTGTGGAAATTGCTGACCAAGGTTGGGCGCAACTTACGCAACAAGTTAAACCCGGCATGACCGAAGAACAAGTATCGTTGGAGTTGGAATTTGCCATGCGTCGACTGGGGGCTGAAAATAGAGCCTTTGATTTCATTGTGGCCTCTGGCCCGCGGGGAGCCTTACCCCATGGAGTGGCCACCGATAAAACCTTACAGCCGGGGGAAATGGTGACCATCGATTTTGGTGCGGTATATCAAGGTTATTATTCCGATATCACCAGAAACTTTGTTTTGGGTCAGCCCAATCAAAAACAATTGGACATATATAACATTGTACTGGAGGCACAATTAACAGCCCTGGATGCAGTTAAACCAGGAGTTCCCGCCTCGGTGGTGGATTTGGCTGCCAGAAATGTAATTGAGCACTATGGTTACGGGGAGTATTTTGGTCATGGCACTGGTCATGGTATCGGATTGGCCATCCACGAAGGGCCCAGAGTATCTTTTCAAAGCGAAGAAATCCTACAGCCCGGTATGATGATTACCATTGAACCAGGAATTTACTTACCGGGTTGGGGTGGTGTTAGAATTGAAGACAGTGTTTTGGTAACGGAGAACGGTTATCGTATATTAACCCAGACTCCTAAGGACCATTTACTAATTATATAA
- the efp gene encoding elongation factor P gives MISTNDFKTGLTVEIDGDVYQVVEFQHVKPGKGAAFVRSKLRNLRTGAVVDKTFNAGEKLPKARVERKEVQYMYNDGTDYYFMDMETYDQFGMSKEQLGDAIKYLKENMTITNLTFKGESIGVDLPNYVELEVVETSPGIKGDTASGGGKPATLETGAVVNVPFFINVGDVLQIDTRSGQYIKRA, from the coding sequence ATGATTTCAACTAACGATTTTAAAACAGGTTTAACCGTTGAGATAGACGGTGATGTTTATCAAGTGGTGGAATTTCAACATGTAAAACCAGGTAAAGGGGCAGCTTTTGTGCGTTCAAAATTAAGAAATTTACGTACAGGTGCTGTAGTAGATAAAACCTTTAATGCTGGCGAAAAATTACCTAAGGCGCGGGTGGAACGCAAAGAGGTTCAATATATGTACAATGACGGTACAGACTATTACTTTATGGATATGGAAACCTATGATCAGTTCGGCATGTCTAAAGAACAATTGGGTGATGCCATTAAATACCTAAAGGAAAATATGACCATCACCAATCTAACATTTAAAGGGGAATCAATTGGTGTAGATCTGCCCAACTATGTGGAACTAGAGGTGGTGGAAACATCACCTGGTATTAAAGGTGACACCGCTTCTGGTGGTGGTAAGCCAGCAACTTTAGAAACAGGTGCAGTGGTAAACGTTCCTTTCTTTATTAATGTTGGCGATGTGCTACAAATTGACACCCGTTCCGGTCAATATATTAAGAGAGCTTAA
- a CDS encoding CD1247 N-terminal domain-containing protein, translating to MSDLRARVSYLQGLADGLDLHENGKEGKLLQGIIDVLTDFAEEIEELQIGQDQLEDYIETVDEDLYALEDEVYEEYDDEDEGFCDCGEECDEFVEVDCPNCGETVMFDSDILEDSDTIEVICPNCDDVVFINDDCYTSADEGEELISAYQED from the coding sequence ATGAGTGATTTAAGGGCACGGGTGTCTTACCTTCAGGGCCTAGCTGATGGATTGGATTTACATGAGAACGGCAAAGAGGGTAAGTTGCTACAGGGAATTATTGATGTATTAACTGATTTTGCCGAAGAAATTGAAGAACTGCAAATTGGCCAAGATCAGTTGGAAGACTATATTGAAACAGTAGACGAAGATCTGTATGCACTGGAAGATGAGGTATATGAAGAGTATGACGACGAAGACGAGGGTTTCTGTGACTGTGGGGAAGAATGTGATGAATTTGTGGAGGTTGATTGCCCCAACTGTGGTGAAACGGTAATGTTTGATTCAGATATACTGGAAGATTCAGATACAATCGAAGTTATTTGCCCAAACTGTGATGACGTGGTTTTTATTAATGATGATTGCTATACATCGGCAGATGAGGGCGAAGAGTTAATCAGTGCTTACCAAGAGGACTAG
- a CDS encoding FAD-dependent oxidoreductase yields MSSQQKIVIIGGVAAGPKAAARARRRDPHAEIVMLERGEVTSYAGCGMPFFISGMIQDYSHLVSTAYGVKRDAQYFGREKGVKLYTSTEAVAIDRTKKEVKAVNLKTGEEMVFPYDQLVLATGAESFVPPIEGRDLKGVYKLSHPSDAVAIRDLVDKGEIEKAVCIGAGLIGLEGADALFNKMVDVTIVEAQPHILPGMLDADVAEKVEQHMRSEDVDLALGDKVLRIEGDEEGNVKGVVTEQRGLIECQMVLMAVGVRPNVKLAQDAGLEIGETRAIVVNESLQTSDPYIYACGDCVENTHLVSGKKVYTPMATYANRQGRVVGDNLTGGTSKFKGVLGTGVAELFEMNVARTGLGEVQAKNLGYNVITALHAAFDRTHYHPAHGMMFMKVIADADSKRILGAQAIGKAEVAKRIDVVATAINFGAKVDDLFDLDLGYAPPFNAPIDPVVHTANFIGNKLEGLAETITAKELKDRLENGDDLLLLDVRTPEQYQAKHFEDDRIMQVTLGDIRERISEIPRDKEVISICAMGSRAYEASRILKGAGFEKVLILEGGYNAWPYELEFEKK; encoded by the coding sequence ATGAGTTCACAGCAAAAAATTGTTATTATCGGTGGCGTTGCTGCTGGTCCTAAGGCTGCTGCCCGTGCGCGTCGTCGTGATCCACATGCCGAAATTGTAATGTTAGAACGCGGTGAAGTTACCTCCTACGCTGGTTGTGGTATGCCGTTTTTTATTTCTGGTATGATCCAGGACTACAGTCATTTAGTTAGCACTGCATATGGTGTAAAACGTGATGCTCAATACTTTGGCAGAGAAAAGGGTGTAAAACTCTATACCAGCACAGAAGCAGTGGCCATTGACCGGACTAAAAAAGAAGTTAAAGCGGTTAATTTGAAAACCGGTGAAGAAATGGTATTTCCATACGATCAATTGGTGCTGGCCACCGGTGCCGAATCATTTGTGCCACCAATCGAAGGCCGTGATCTAAAGGGTGTATACAAGCTCAGTCATCCAAGCGATGCTGTAGCAATTCGGGATCTGGTGGATAAAGGTGAAATTGAAAAAGCAGTTTGCATTGGTGCCGGCCTTATCGGCTTGGAAGGTGCAGATGCACTATTTAATAAGATGGTGGATGTAACCATTGTAGAAGCACAACCACATATTTTGCCTGGTATGCTTGATGCTGACGTTGCTGAAAAAGTAGAGCAGCATATGAGAAGTGAAGATGTGGACCTGGCCCTTGGCGACAAAGTACTAAGAATTGAAGGCGATGAAGAAGGCAATGTTAAGGGTGTAGTTACCGAACAGCGGGGCTTAATCGAATGTCAAATGGTATTGATGGCGGTAGGTGTTCGCCCTAACGTTAAATTGGCTCAAGATGCTGGTTTGGAAATAGGCGAGACCCGGGCCATTGTAGTAAACGAATCCTTACAAACCAGTGATCCCTATATTTATGCTTGCGGTGACTGCGTAGAAAATACCCATCTGGTTTCCGGTAAAAAAGTATATACCCCAATGGCTACATATGCTAACCGTCAAGGCCGGGTGGTTGGTGACAACCTTACTGGCGGCACTAGTAAATTTAAAGGTGTATTGGGCACTGGCGTGGCAGAATTGTTTGAAATGAACGTTGCTCGCACTGGTCTGGGAGAAGTACAAGCTAAAAACCTAGGCTATAACGTAATTACTGCTTTACATGCCGCCTTTGACCGTACCCACTATCACCCAGCCCATGGCATGATGTTCATGAAGGTAATTGCCGATGCCGACAGCAAGCGTATTCTGGGTGCCCAAGCCATTGGTAAAGCGGAAGTTGCCAAACGTATTGATGTGGTGGCCACTGCCATTAACTTTGGTGCCAAAGTAGACGATCTGTTTGATTTAGACTTAGGCTATGCACCACCCTTTAACGCACCCATTGACCCAGTTGTGCATACCGCCAACTTTATCGGCAACAAGCTGGAAGGCTTGGCTGAAACCATCACAGCTAAAGAATTAAAAGATAGATTAGAAAATGGTGACGACCTGTTGTTATTGGATGTGCGTACTCCAGAACAGTATCAGGCTAAGCATTTTGAGGATGACCGGATAATGCAAGTGACCCTAGGGGATATCCGCGAACGGATTAGTGAGATTCCAAGGGATAAAGAAGTGATTTCTATTTGTGCAATGGGTTCCCGTGCCTATGAAGCATCTAGAATTCTTAAAGGCGCAGGCTTTGAAAAGGTTCTAATTCTAGAGGGTGGCTATAACGCTTGGCCATATGAATTGGAATTCGAGAAAAAATAA
- a CDS encoding small, acid-soluble spore protein, alpha/beta type, with the protein MAKLMSDALKYELAQEMGVAHKIKGNDYGELSSRQCGNFVKLAIQKAEQSMV; encoded by the coding sequence ATGGCAAAGTTGATGAGTGACGCTCTAAAGTATGAATTGGCCCAAGAGATGGGTGTGGCCCATAAAATCAAAGGGAACGACTACGGTGAATTATCTTCCCGACAGTGCGGTAACTTTGTGAAATTAGCCATTCAGAAAGCAGAGCAAAGCATGGTATAA
- a CDS encoding ABC transporter ATP-binding protein, translating into MSEHIVELNNVTKKYSRQLALDNVSINLPSGKIIGLVGPNGSGKSTMLKLITGLSHPTKGQVKVMGKKANRMIASDVAYLSELDVLYNFYTVAETIQYYAGMFTDFDIAKANEMLKFMQLDANKKVKSLSKGNRGRLKIILVLSRNVPLILMDEPLSGLDPLVRDSIIKSLISYLDLDKQTVVMTTHEIAEVEPILDIVVAIHDGHVKGMAEVDDIRSTYGKNLVDWMKEIM; encoded by the coding sequence ATGTCTGAACATATTGTAGAATTAAATAATGTCACTAAGAAATACTCACGCCAGTTGGCTTTAGATAACGTCAGCATTAACTTACCCAGTGGTAAAATTATTGGCCTAGTGGGCCCTAATGGCAGTGGTAAATCAACGATGTTAAAGCTAATTACCGGACTTTCCCATCCCACCAAGGGCCAAGTGAAGGTGATGGGCAAAAAAGCTAATAGAATGATCGCGTCAGACGTGGCCTACCTATCTGAACTAGACGTACTTTACAACTTTTACACAGTGGCAGAAACCATCCAGTATTACGCCGGCATGTTTACTGACTTTGATATAGCTAAAGCCAACGAAATGCTCAAATTTATGCAATTAGATGCCAATAAAAAAGTTAAAAGTTTATCCAAGGGTAATCGTGGTCGGTTAAAAATTATTTTAGTATTGTCAAGAAATGTACCGTTAATCTTAATGGATGAGCCTCTGTCGGGATTGGACCCTTTGGTGCGGGATTCAATCATTAAATCGCTAATTTCTTATTTAGATTTGGATAAACAGACCGTTGTAATGACTACCCATGAGATAGCTGAAGTTGAACCTATATTAGACATAGTGGTGGCTATTCATGATGGTCATGTAAAAGGGATGGCTGAAGTTGATGATATTCGCAGCACCTATGGTAAAAATTTGGTGGATTGGATGAAGGAGATTATGTAA